A single Brachionichthys hirsutus isolate HB-005 chromosome 17, CSIRO-AGI_Bhir_v1, whole genome shotgun sequence DNA region contains:
- the n4bp2 gene encoding NEDD4-binding protein 2 produces the protein MPRRKKSGHSPARAPPGGPPEEGSLGYNTDNRRYGGSGGSLFSSRKEILVKNLHGMFSHLEPEVIDMVLFECDFKVENAMDSLLELSVAAEVADPACSSVSGFEHTAAALLGQHHFSESSPDSDPSRSPRLPSSPSAVGLLSEELDLVVDQELEVITKQHDNNQYLSTSPSPPIPEQALPELLQPSLQPGSGDPSQGSVEHISGVSSPLDQISSLEEKTAEEQQPVIDFTHLIAETPADRPKPPFDLTSSGRPSAFQLYKKQDLSYALSDKTELMPSKVMVGGARSKANLSNQEPLGCLQSPWNTDAPAFTPWVHENQRPAFITPFAQSPSNWPGQPRHPHWLGQGAVSQVPLELVTSIPRSWVLPAPQTKAQHNRIRLQGKVLLLLRGAPGSGKSTTARALVEHNPAGVILSTDDYFYRHGKYQFDPSAVGEAHEWNHKRAKEAFETGVSPIIIDNTNMQGWEMRPYVVQAMKHLYEILFREPDTWWKNKPRELERRTSHNVPVEKIRRMLDGFERFVTVQSIIGSQMPDFKQRLASNNRSPPLVSSEATCPDLIGLPKSTEECKQSHPQLFASLPDVSSIDHPSEAEIPENATHKSTESLNIRPTGSPPENPEVSDGNDDVNFGKLDLDSEAQLQRAHPAGDQKIPDCIVELVMNEDHRGDEVTMMFSESIGQSVKRERPSRTEPADLVKDAHQSDSEAREKTVTEEEEAAAEDEIIRDDGEKGNIKVLGFVGDWPSQESLEQRQARRRERRGDKDEASQEAKVTKAQSGPNVTEFQKLLDLIQTGVANETGSSPLSSLSLSSGGEFEKEEEAGCSLVESCRIRSSSEEREQNTERNNSSRSELPDCVLNWKTAESCQVTQPPIDLCEAPRTENKVSSEREENVADSLVLSKPVEANVNHNEAEQTTFESNVSGEVIQSPTSEGVGAFSGGSQDRRRQGRRSGRHCKLALTFTQNCPPSGNSLECPDDTVQNENSFILDIKSASSLNCSPSLSQNLKLFPESESEAQPQPPCPLPAVDTGCHAQTEPQDFALVWRLNHQESAGGSSNAACSQPSGAVVLSGDSSRFVPGLPAIIPAVNSSIHREVPYHVGHEKSTQVEERELVTQDRLDSLRILSRHFKLVSFDTLKDLYDDCHQDLEWTTNLLLDSEEEFFKDDTEKIDEGEAVGEEDEDAPGLSGDPGRPVETGMRHDAFNKHHAEPWPAGLEVGPQWSIFGAKKAANENSSNADVQRFAVAAVPIEKKDHPDAASHLPGSAQTGALFNDTEQEAALEGDPEGGALGGRVDDRFMIEDLSTEDVRRPPQAEPDKIESEGRQTEQEKSERRHIKEGRFLHLDIQSVELKLPTEVALQLAELFGPVGIDPGSCSSDDYAVQMDLNLAKLLHQKWKTTIQEKQRRALLSFHLLQESSERWGESRVAKPGPQDQTPSAPYLIGADGSALGDDVRGLMPLMNHWSVSQPHASLRDIMKEERALQENVAKSRAGLDRRNGATQLQENQLYSLFPSIDRHFLQDILRDHNYNLSQTELFLHSLLINEPVKTVVAPEAPQSDHRRPASKDRERVRQKPRESNVPNYQDTEDPQYEDFRAEASLQKCRQLESLSKAAEAFKQGRKQLASFYAQQGHLHGKRMHEANHRAAVQIFERVNASLLPNNILDLHGLHVNEALEHLAQVLQDKTAECEQGLCRPQLSVITGRGNHSQGGVARIRPAVIDYLANRHYKFTDSKPGLLLVFLM, from the exons ATGCCTCGGAGAAAGAAAAGCGGCCATAGCCCGGCCAGAGCCCCCCCCGGTGGGCCGCCAGAAGAGGGAAGCCTCGGCTACAACACGGACAATCGACGCTATGGGGGATCCGGCGGCTCGCTGTTCAGTTCACGTAAAGAGATACTCGTGAAAAACCTGCACGGAATGTTCTCACACCTGGAGCCCGAAGTTATAGACATGGTGCTGTTCGAGTGTGACTTTAAAG TTGAAAATGCGATGGATTCACTTTTGGagctgtctgtggctgctgaaGTCGCAGACCCCGCATGCTCTTCTGTCTCCGGTTTTGAGCAcactgctgcagctctgcttggCCAACATCATTTTTCTGAATCGTCACCAGACTCAGACCCATCTCGATCGCCACGgcttccctcctctccttcggCTGTCGGCCTCCTGTCAGAAGAGCTGGACCTGGTTGTTGATCAGGAGCTAGAAGTAATCACCAAGCAACACGACAACAACCAGTATTTATCTACTTCCCCGTCACCACCAATCCCAGAGCAGGCCCTCCCTGAGCTGCTTCAGCCGAGTCTGCAGCCCGGCTCTGGAGATCCTTCTCAAGGCTCGGTTGAGCACATTTCTGGTGTTTCCTCCCCACTCGATCAGATCAGCTCTTTGGAAGAGAAGACtgctgaggagcagcagccagtGATTGATTTCACACACTTAATAGCCGAGACGCCCGCAGACAGGCCAAAGCCTCCTTTTGATCTGACGTCTTCAGGACGTCCCTCGGCTTTTCAACTATATAAAAAGCAAGACCTGTCATACGCTCTTTCAGATAAGACTGAGCTAATGCCCTCTAAAGTGATGGTCGGGGGAGCAAGATCTAAGGCGAACCTATCGAATCAGGAGCCACTTGGATGCTTGCAATCACCCTGGAATACGGACGCACCGGCGTTTACCCCCTGGGTTCATGAAAACCAGCGGCCAGCATTTATTACCCCTTTTGCTCAGTCACCGTCCAACTGGCCCGGCCAGCCCAGGCATCCTCACTGGTTGGGTCAGGGCGCCGTCAGCCAAGTTCCTCTCGAACTTGTCACCAGTATTCCGAGGTCTTGGGTCCTGCCAGCCCCTCAAACTAAAGCCCAGCACAATAGGATTCGACTGCAAGGGAAGGTCCTTTTGCTACTCCGTGGCGCTCCAGGCTCTGGCAAGTCAACCACGGCAAG GGCCCTAGTTGAGCATAACCCAGCTGGTGTTATACTGTCCACCGATGACTATTTCTATCGCCATGGAAAATATCAGTTTGACCCCTCTGCTGTCGGGGAGGCCCATGAGTGGAACCACAAAcgag CCAAGGAAGCTTTTGAAACGGGTGTTAGCCCCATCATCATTGACAACACTAATATGCAGGGCTGGGAGATGAGACCCTATGTAGTGCAG GCAATGAAACATTTATACGAGATACTCTTCCGAGAACCGGACACCTGGTGGAAGAACAAGCCCAGAGAACTggagag ACGCACTTCACACAATGTGCCAGTGGAGAAAATCCGACGAATGCTCGACGGATTCGAGCGCTTTGTTACAGTTCAATCCATCATTGGTTCACAGATGCCCGACTTTAAACAGCGCCTTGCTTCCAACAACAGAAGTCCACC GTTGGTATCTTCTGAAGCAACTTGTCCTGACCTCATAGGGCTGCCTAAATCAACAGAGGAATGTAAACAATCCCACCCACAACTGTTTGCCTCCCTCCCTGACGTGTCATCCATCGATCATCCCAGTGAAGCAGAAATACCGGAGAATGCCACCCATAAATCTACGGAATCCCTCAATATCCGTCCTACTGGAAGTCCCCCAGAAAACCCAGAAGTGTCTGACGGAAACGATGACGTAAACTTTGGGAAATTGGATTTGGACTCAGAAGCCCAATTGCAGCGCGCTCATCCAGCTGGAGATCAGAAAATCCCAGATTGTATCGTTGAATTGGTGATGAACGAAGATCATCGTGGGGATGAAGTTACTATGATGTTCTCTGAGTCTATTGGGCAAAGCGTGAAGAGAGAAAGGCCAAGTAGGACGGAGCCTGCTGACCTGGTGAAAGATGCTCACCAGTCAGACAGCGAGGCAAGGGAGAAAACGgtcacagaggaagaagaagcagcagcagaagatgagATTATCAGGGACGATGGAGAGAAGGGAAACATTAAGGTGTTGGGTTTTGTTGGAGATTGGCCCTCTCAGGAATCACTTGAGCAGCGTCAGGCGAGGAGAAGAGAAAGACGGGGAGATAAAGACGAAGCCTCTCAAGAAGCTAAAGTAACAAAAGCGCAGTCAGGCCCCAATGTGACGGAGTTTCAGAAGCTCCTTGATCTCATTCAGACGGGTGTAGCCAACGAAACTGGCTCTTCCCCTTTGTCTTCCCTGTCCTTGAGTTCTGGAGGAGAATttgagaaggaagaggaagccgGCTGCAGTTTGGTGGAATCCTGTCGCATTAGATCGAgcagtgaagagagagagcaaaacaCGGAACGGAATAACAGCAGCCGAAGTGAATTACCTGACTGTGTGTTAAACTGGAAGACCGCTGAATCCTGTCAGGTTACTCAGCCTCCAATCGATCTCTGCGAAGCACCTCGGACTGAAAATAAAGTGAGCAgcgaaagagaagaaaatgtcGCGGATTCACTCGTTCTCTCCAAACCTGTAGAGGCAAATGTAAACCATAATGAAGCGGAGC AGACTACATTTGAGTCTAATGTCAGTGGTGAAGTGATTCAGAGTCCTACGTCTGAGGGTGTCGGAGCGTTCAGTGGAGGCAGTCAGGATAGGAGGCGTCAGGGCCGTCGATCAGGGAGACACTGCAAGCTCGCCCTCACCTTTACTCAGAACTGTCCCCCTTCAGGAAATAGCCTCGAGTGTCCTGACGACACCGTTCAGAATGAGAACAGCTTCATTTTAGATATCAAGTCTGCATCCAGTCTTAACTGCAGCCCGAGCCTTTCGCAAAACCTTAAACTCTTtcctgagtctgagtctgaagCGCAGCCACAGCCACCGTGTCCACTTCCTGCTGTAGACACGGGCTGCCATGCACAGACAGAACCTCAAGACTTTGCCCTCGTTTGGCGCCTGAATCATCAGGAGAGCGCCGGTGGAAGCTCGAACGCTGCGTGCAGCCAGCCGAGCGGCGCTGTCGTGCTGTCTGGTGATTCTTCCCGCTTTGTACCGGGATTGCCGGCTATAATTCCTGCAGTTAATTCCTCCATCCACAGAGAGGTGCCCTACCATGTTGGGCATGAGAAGAGCAcacaggtggaggagagagagcttGTGACTCAAGACCGACTTGACAGTCTTCGCATTCTCAGCCGCCATTTCAAACTGGTTAGTTTCGATACATTGAAGGATCTGTATGACGATTGCCATCAGGACCTGGAATGGACCACTAACCTGCTGCTCGATTCTGAAGAGGAGTTCTTTAAAGACGACACAGAGAAAATCGACGAGGGTGAGGCAGTAGGGGAAGAAGACGAGGACGCTCCCGGTCTGAGTGGAGATCCCGGCCGCCCTGTAGAAACCGGGATGCGTCATGATGCGTTCAACAAACATCACGCTGAACCGTGGCCAGCTGGACTTGAGGTGGGGCCTCAGTGGTCGATCTTTGGGGCTAAAAAAGCTGCAAATGAGAACTCCAGTAACGCTGACGTGCAACGTTTTGCAGTTGCAGCTGTTCCCATTGAAAAGAAAGATCATCCTGACGCAGCCTCACACTTGCCGGGGTCTGCTCAAACGGGAGCGCTATTTAACGACACTGAACAAGAAGCGGCTTTAGAAGGCGACCCAGAAGGCGGTGCTTTGGGTGGGCGCGTGGACGATCGCTTTATGATTGAAGACTTGAGCACCGAAGACGTCCGCCGGCCGCCGCAGGCCGAGCCGGACAAGATCGAGAGCGAGGGACGACAGACAGAGCAAGAGAAGTCTGAAAGGAGGCACATCAAAGAGGGAAGGTTTCTACACCTGGACATCCAGAGCGTGGAGCTGAAGCTACCCACTGAAGTAGCGTTACAGCTAGCTGAACTGTTTGGTCCTGTTGGCATTGACCCAG GCTCGTGCTCCTCTGATGACTATGCAGTGCAGATGGATTTGAACCTGGCTAAACTGCTCCACCAGAAGTGGAAGACGACCATTCAG GAAAAGCAGCGACGAGCattgctttcttttcatttgcttCAGGAAA GTTCAGAACGCTGGGGTGAGTCACGGGTGGCCAAACCTGGACCGCAGGACCAGACGCCATCGGCGCCTTACCTAATAGGTGCAGATGGCTCTGCATTAGGAGACGATGTCCGTGGTCTGATGCCATTAATGAACCACTGGAGTGTTTCCCAGCCACACGCCTCTCTCAGAGACATCATGAAGGAGGAACGGGCTTTGCAGGAGAACGTGGCAAAG AGTCGTGCAGGTCTCGACCGCCGTAATGGGGCCACCCAGCTACAGGAAAACCAGCTGTACTCGCTCTTTCCCAGCATCGACCGGCATTTCCTTCAAGACATCTTGAGAGACCACAA CTACAACCTCAGCCAGACAGAGCTTTTCCTTCACTCGCTGCTGATCAATGAGCCCGTGAAGACCGTGGTCGCACCAGAGGCACCCCAGTCGGACCACCGTAGACCGGCAAGCAAGGACCGAGAAAGGGTACG GCAGAAACCCCGAGAGTCAAATGTACCCAACTATCAAGACACAGAGGACCCGCAGTACGAAGACTTCCGGGCCGAGGCCAGCCTACAGAAATGCCGACAGCTTGAGAGCTTGTCCAAGGCTGCAGAGGCCTTCAAGCAAGGACGTAAACAATTAGCCTCATTCTATGCACAGCAG GGACACCTGCACGGTAAGCGGATGCACGAAGCCAATCACCGTGCAGCAGTTCAGATTTTTGAGAGGGTCAACGCCTCGCTGCTGCCAAATAACATCCTGGACCTCCATGGGCTGCATGTAAATGAGGCCTTGGAGCATCTTGCACAGGTCTTACAGGACAAAACCGCAG AGTGTGAGCAGGGTTTGTGTCGACCTCAGCTCT